The following are encoded in a window of Prochlorococcus marinus str. MIT 1013 genomic DNA:
- the priA gene encoding replication restart helicase PriA has translation MNLFVFDIWLHVGREGRCFSYKDGKNLDIDLGDVVTVRLKGQLMQGLVVKKMKKDITCLKGNLNNISFNDVETLVQKAAIKKEWREWLEEIAHELYVSDFQMLKTALPSSWLGRSKLSNRSKKLWWVKLSSNNHEEKISNRQIELKKNLLLNGGGKWQKDLEAEGFSSGLIRNFVLSGWGEREKRFFLSKTLGDEEPNKKKFLKIEDPQSLTLEQKLAKEKYDSLSNGSALLLWGVTGSGKTEVYLQIAALELSSGRHCLILTPEIGLVPQLVDRFRKRFGLNVFEYHSNCSNKEKIETWKRSLETTIPSVFIGTRSAIFLPLSNLGLIVLDEEHDSSYKQESPMPCYHARDLAIHRAKKIGAKVILGTATPSLTIWKNIKPNGNIAVAKLNQRILNRKSPTVNVVDMREELAIGNRSLISRYLKKQLLNIKESGNQTIILVPRRGYSSFLSCRSCGEVVQCPHCDVALTVHRSKEGNQWLRCHWCDFRSRISDKCGECGSNAFKPFGTGTQRVMDHLERELEGISLLRFDRDTTRGRDGHRLLLKRFADGDADILVGTQMLSKGMDLPKVTLAVVLAADGLLHRPDLMATEETLQLFMQLAGRAGRGEQPGKVVVQTYCPDHPVILHLIDGRYEEFLKKEEKTRKEASMVPYSRACLLRFSGESSESTSKAAFHVSSKIRNICSAKDWKLVGPAPSLVERVAGKSRWQLLVYGPELSQIPIPYGPELWKELPKGVSLSIDPDPLQL, from the coding sequence ATGAATCTCTTTGTCTTTGATATTTGGTTACATGTTGGTCGTGAAGGACGATGTTTTTCTTATAAAGATGGAAAAAATTTAGATATTGATTTAGGCGATGTGGTGACAGTGCGTTTAAAAGGTCAACTTATGCAGGGCTTGGTCGTTAAGAAGATGAAAAAAGACATTACTTGTTTAAAGGGAAATTTAAATAATATTTCATTTAATGATGTAGAAACATTGGTTCAAAAAGCAGCTATAAAAAAAGAATGGAGAGAGTGGTTAGAAGAAATCGCCCATGAATTATATGTAAGTGATTTTCAGATGCTTAAGACCGCTTTACCTTCTAGTTGGTTGGGAAGGTCGAAGCTTTCGAATAGGTCAAAAAAACTTTGGTGGGTAAAATTATCCAGTAATAATCATGAGGAAAAGATATCAAATCGACAGATTGAGTTGAAGAAAAATCTTCTCTTAAATGGAGGGGGAAAATGGCAAAAAGATTTGGAAGCTGAAGGATTTTCTTCGGGATTGATTAGAAACTTTGTCTTATCTGGTTGGGGAGAAAGAGAAAAACGTTTTTTTCTTTCTAAAACTCTTGGTGATGAAGAACCTAATAAGAAAAAATTTTTAAAAATTGAGGATCCTCAATCTTTAACGTTAGAGCAAAAATTAGCAAAAGAAAAATATGATTCTCTTTCAAACGGGTCAGCTCTCTTACTTTGGGGTGTTACTGGATCGGGTAAGACTGAGGTATACCTTCAAATAGCAGCACTCGAGTTATCGTCAGGTAGACATTGCCTTATACTTACTCCCGAAATTGGATTGGTACCACAATTAGTTGATCGCTTTCGAAAGAGATTTGGATTAAATGTTTTTGAATATCATAGTAATTGTTCTAATAAAGAAAAAATTGAGACATGGAAGAGATCTTTAGAAACTACAATACCTAGCGTTTTCATTGGGACTCGCTCAGCTATTTTTCTACCATTATCCAACTTAGGATTGATAGTTCTTGATGAAGAACATGATAGCTCTTATAAACAAGAATCCCCAATGCCTTGCTATCATGCAAGAGATTTGGCAATTCATAGAGCAAAAAAAATCGGAGCTAAAGTAATACTTGGAACAGCAACTCCATCTTTAACTATTTGGAAAAATATAAAACCCAATGGCAACATAGCTGTTGCGAAATTAAATCAACGCATTTTGAATCGTAAATCACCAACGGTTAATGTTGTAGACATGCGTGAAGAATTAGCTATTGGAAATCGCAGCTTAATTAGTAGATATCTAAAAAAACAACTTTTGAATATAAAAGAGAGCGGAAATCAAACGATCATTTTAGTCCCTAGACGTGGGTATAGTAGTTTTCTAAGTTGCCGTAGTTGTGGAGAGGTCGTTCAGTGCCCACATTGTGACGTTGCACTTACTGTACATCGTTCCAAAGAGGGGAATCAATGGCTACGTTGTCATTGGTGTGACTTTCGTTCGAGAATTAGTGATAAATGTGGAGAATGTGGTTCAAATGCTTTTAAACCTTTCGGGACTGGAACACAAAGAGTTATGGATCATTTAGAAAGAGAACTTGAGGGTATAAGTTTATTAAGGTTTGATAGAGATACAACTAGAGGTCGTGATGGCCATAGATTGTTGCTTAAAAGATTTGCTGATGGTGATGCCGATATTTTAGTAGGTACTCAGATGCTCTCTAAGGGTATGGACTTACCAAAAGTAACTCTTGCTGTCGTCCTAGCAGCAGATGGTTTATTGCATCGTCCTGATTTAATGGCTACTGAAGAAACTCTTCAACTTTTTATGCAATTGGCTGGTCGTGCTGGACGTGGTGAGCAACCTGGGAAGGTTGTAGTGCAAACTTATTGTCCTGATCATCCTGTTATTCTTCATTTAATTGACGGGAGGTACGAAGAGTTTTTGAAAAAAGAGGAAAAGACCAGAAAAGAAGCTTCGATGGTTCCGTATAGTCGAGCATGCTTATTAAGGTTCTCAGGAGAATCTTCAGAGAGTACATCAAAAGCAGCATTTCATGTCTCATCAAAAATCAGGAATATTTGCAGTGCAAAAGATTGGAAATTGGTTGGTCCAGCACCTTCATTAGTTGAGAGGGTGGCAGGTAAAAGCCGTTGGCAACTTCTTGTATATGGACCCGAGTTAAGCCAAATTCCAATTCCTTATGGACCTGAATTATGGAAAGAATTACCAAAAGGAGTAAGCCTTTCTATTGATCCTGACCCTCTACAACTATGA
- a CDS encoding inorganic diphosphatase, translating to MANLDQAPSRTMPNLLHVLPAFANESEHRVNTIVELNSNTINKYELITETGHLKLDRVGYSSLAYPFAYGCLPRTWDEDGDPLDIEIVNVTEPLVPGSIIEARIIGIMTFDDGGEVDDKVIGVIADDKRMDHIKSFEQLGKHWIKETTYYWEHYKDLKKPGTCTVNGFFGVEKAVEIIKSCEKRYLSEIDPNLIN from the coding sequence ATGGCTAACCTTGATCAAGCACCTAGCAGAACAATGCCTAATCTGCTTCATGTCTTACCTGCGTTTGCCAATGAATCTGAACATAGAGTCAACACAATCGTTGAGTTGAATTCAAACACAATAAATAAATACGAGCTTATTACTGAAACAGGGCATCTAAAGCTTGATCGAGTTGGATATTCGTCCCTCGCCTACCCTTTCGCTTATGGATGTCTTCCACGTACATGGGATGAAGACGGCGATCCGTTAGATATCGAAATTGTGAATGTTACAGAGCCGTTAGTACCCGGTTCAATTATTGAAGCAAGGATTATAGGAATAATGACCTTTGATGATGGAGGTGAAGTTGACGACAAAGTTATTGGCGTAATAGCCGATGATAAGAGGATGGATCACATAAAAAGCTTTGAACAATTAGGAAAGCATTGGATTAAGGAAACAACTTATTATTGGGAGCATTATAAAGATCTTAAAAAACCAGGAACTTGTACTGTAAATGGCTTCTTTGGTGTTGAAAAAGCAGTTGAGATTATCAAATCCTGCGAGAAGCGTTACTTATCTGAAATAGATCCTAATTTAATTAATTAA
- a CDS encoding carboxypeptidase M32, translating to MSKSAWQLLGDYLKDTQLLGSIQSTLYWDQNTSMPIAGSTWRGEQLSLLAKQLHARQSSEQFEILIKEAKSELQNLKEKDDFGSELMTDRFKNIELLEQDFNRQKRLDPKLVVELATAKSEGYMCWQEARKNNDFKSFTPALKKLISLRTEQSNQLCEQRSCWETLAQPFEPNLTINRVSELFEPLKKRLPELIRKAATITNKKSKKWDLANNDQEKLCQILLNDWSRDPSNTAIAKSPHPFSITLGPDDYRITTRIVKGQPLSCLLATAHEWGHSLYEQGLPSESHQWFAWPLGQATSMAVHESQSLFWENRIARSFSFAKSFWHHFENAGAPIHSGNDLWINLNPFTPGLNRVEADELSYGLHIMIRTDLEIDLLERGLSVEDLPNEWNKRYLDLLGVSPENDTEGCLQDVHWSEGMFGYFPSYLLGHLISAQLTKTLEEDLGKIENIIEANEISKILGWLRKNVHHHGRSLDSEELVKKVSGATLSPNYFLEYLDNKLEKLSRISN from the coding sequence TTGTCAAAGTCTGCTTGGCAGCTTTTGGGTGATTACCTAAAAGATACGCAGTTGTTGGGATCTATACAAAGCACTCTCTACTGGGATCAAAATACATCTATGCCTATTGCTGGTTCTACTTGGAGAGGTGAGCAATTAAGTCTTTTAGCTAAGCAACTTCATGCAAGACAAAGTTCTGAACAGTTCGAAATTTTAATAAAAGAAGCAAAATCTGAACTTCAAAATTTAAAAGAGAAAGACGATTTTGGATCAGAACTTATGACAGATAGGTTTAAGAATATTGAGTTGCTTGAGCAAGATTTCAATAGACAAAAAAGATTGGATCCTAAATTGGTTGTTGAGCTTGCAACAGCAAAGTCTGAAGGTTATATGTGTTGGCAGGAAGCTAGGAAAAATAATGACTTCAAAAGTTTTACTCCAGCTCTCAAGAAATTAATTTCACTACGAACAGAACAATCCAATCAGCTCTGTGAACAAAGAAGTTGCTGGGAGACACTTGCTCAGCCTTTTGAACCGAACTTAACGATTAATCGTGTAAGCGAACTATTTGAACCTTTAAAAAAAAGATTGCCAGAATTGATTCGGAAGGCTGCGACAATAACTAATAAAAAGAGTAAAAAATGGGATTTAGCAAATAACGATCAAGAAAAGCTCTGTCAAATACTTTTAAATGATTGGTCTAGGGATCCTTCTAATACAGCTATAGCTAAGTCCCCTCATCCATTTTCAATAACTTTAGGTCCGGATGATTATCGAATTACGACTCGAATAGTTAAAGGTCAGCCACTTTCTTGCTTATTAGCTACTGCCCATGAGTGGGGACATTCTCTGTATGAACAAGGCTTGCCTTCTGAAAGTCACCAATGGTTTGCATGGCCATTAGGTCAAGCAACTTCTATGGCTGTTCATGAGAGTCAATCTCTATTTTGGGAAAATAGAATTGCTAGGAGCTTTTCATTTGCAAAGTCTTTTTGGCATCATTTTGAGAATGCAGGTGCTCCAATTCATTCTGGAAATGATTTATGGATCAATCTAAATCCATTTACTCCCGGGTTGAATCGAGTAGAGGCTGATGAACTTAGTTATGGCTTGCACATAATGATTAGGACTGACTTGGAAATTGATCTTCTAGAGAGAGGGCTTTCTGTAGAAGATCTGCCTAATGAATGGAATAAAAGGTATTTGGACCTTCTAGGTGTTTCGCCAGAAAATGATACTGAAGGATGTTTGCAAGATGTTCACTGGAGTGAGGGGATGTTTGGTTATTTCCCTTCTTATTTGCTTGGTCATCTTATTAGCGCTCAGTTAACAAAAACTCTTGAAGAAGATTTAGGAAAAATTGAAAATATTATTGAAGCGAATGAAATCAGTAAAATATTGGGGTGGCTTCGCAAAAATGTTCATCATCATGGGAGAAGTTTGGATTCAGAGGAACTTGTAAAGAAGGTCTCTGGAGCAACATTATCACCAAATTATTTTCTTGAATACTTAGACAATAAACTTGAAAAGCTTTCTCGAATCTCTAATTAA
- a CDS encoding DUF3153 domain-containing protein — protein sequence MSNVASAIKAAEAALNKGDYNFCIKIVDPLLTAFQSETETGGQLRLLIVTAYIGKGDEQQAINICQALIHNKKESVRQQAKQLLSILDSPHLPRPSSWSVEIPKIEMEPSLKSSFRKTKKKEEERINHPPTGPTKNLDFGFSIITLLIIFLLTFLLSGCVDISTNLSLTGPDRLKISLDIESNSGESIPWQREFEDNLSKENSILRPQTYEDKQHFESPTIRFEEANKLLQQIASVASKTSGFTINKPEIITNNKNWIIGTSQNFKIYFDLKGIPKIPGLKINIVIHEVGNKNNFKAKPLEPSFKKGLTYFPLKIGQINQLEISNWKWNQISVGIILIIALTLLSLSLQRFRLQMGFGFPELPP from the coding sequence ATGTCAAATGTAGCTTCAGCTATAAAAGCGGCTGAAGCGGCCCTTAATAAAGGTGATTACAATTTTTGCATAAAAATAGTTGATCCTTTACTTACAGCTTTCCAATCAGAGACAGAAACAGGAGGACAACTTAGACTACTTATAGTTACTGCCTACATAGGGAAAGGTGATGAGCAACAAGCGATCAATATTTGTCAAGCATTAATACATAATAAAAAAGAGAGCGTCCGTCAACAAGCCAAACAGCTCTTATCAATACTTGATTCCCCACATTTACCAAGACCGTCAAGCTGGTCTGTTGAGATCCCAAAGATAGAAATGGAGCCATCTCTAAAATCATCATTTAGAAAAACGAAGAAGAAGGAGGAGGAGAGAATTAATCATCCTCCAACAGGTCCAACAAAAAATCTAGACTTTGGATTTTCAATAATAACTTTATTAATTATTTTCTTATTAACCTTCCTCTTGAGTGGTTGCGTTGATATATCAACAAACTTGAGTCTTACAGGTCCAGATCGACTAAAGATTTCACTTGATATAGAGAGTAATTCTGGTGAATCAATACCATGGCAAAGGGAATTTGAAGATAACCTTAGTAAAGAGAATAGCATCTTAAGACCCCAAACTTATGAGGATAAGCAGCATTTTGAATCACCAACTATTCGTTTTGAAGAAGCAAATAAATTACTTCAGCAAATAGCTTCAGTAGCTTCAAAGACAAGTGGTTTCACTATAAATAAACCTGAAATAATTACAAACAACAAAAACTGGATAATTGGTACAAGTCAAAATTTTAAAATTTATTTTGATTTGAAAGGAATTCCAAAAATTCCTGGATTAAAAATCAACATAGTCATTCATGAAGTTGGCAATAAAAATAATTTCAAAGCTAAACCTCTCGAACCTAGTTTTAAAAAAGGTTTAACTTATTTCCCTCTTAAAATAGGACAGATTAACCAACTGGAAATTTCGAATTGGAAATGGAACCAAATTTCAGTTGGGATTATCTTGATAATAGCTTTAACTTTGCTGAGCTTATCCCTTCAAAGATTTCGCCTCCAAATGGGATTCGGTTTCCCTGAGTTACCACCTTAA
- the rpoD gene encoding RNA polymerase sigma factor RpoD, translating into MLKEKMTSKNISLNQENKNNSKKIKKTAAKVNVTKETLTLPQESSNDLKIDLDLEADRLIAEATKVTDADIELDDDDDNASVLSSAQEAAAKALASIKIGPKGVYTEDSIRVYLQEIGRIRLLRPDEEIELARKIADLLQLEEEAAQFESENGHFPSVKEWAVLAEMPLTRFRRRLMLGRRAKEKMVQSNLRLVVSIAKKYMNRGLSFQDLIQEGSLGLIRAAEKFDHEKGYKFSTYATWWIRQAITRAIADQSRTIRLPVHLYETISRIKKTTKVLSQEFGRKPTEEEIAESMEMTIEKLRFIAKSAQLPISLETPIGKEEDSRLGDFIEADIENPEQDVAKTLLREDLEGVLATLSPRERDVLRLRYGLDDGRMKTLEEIGQIFDVTRERIRQIEAKALRKLRHPNRNGVLKEYIKLN; encoded by the coding sequence ATGTTAAAGGAAAAAATGACATCTAAAAATATTTCTCTTAATCAAGAAAATAAAAACAATTCCAAAAAAATTAAAAAAACAGCCGCCAAAGTAAACGTGACTAAAGAAACCCTAACTCTTCCTCAAGAATCTTCAAATGATCTGAAAATTGATTTAGATCTGGAGGCGGATAGATTAATTGCTGAAGCAACTAAAGTAACTGATGCAGATATCGAATTAGATGATGATGACGATAATGCTTCAGTGTTATCGAGTGCTCAAGAAGCAGCAGCTAAAGCTTTAGCAAGTATAAAAATAGGACCAAAAGGTGTTTACACAGAAGACTCGATCAGAGTGTATCTACAAGAAATTGGTCGAATAAGACTTCTCAGGCCAGACGAAGAAATTGAATTGGCCAGAAAGATAGCTGATCTTCTTCAATTAGAGGAGGAAGCTGCCCAATTTGAAAGTGAGAATGGCCATTTCCCATCAGTGAAAGAATGGGCAGTTCTTGCAGAGATGCCATTAACTCGCTTTCGCAGGCGATTGATGCTTGGTAGACGAGCGAAAGAAAAAATGGTGCAATCGAATCTAAGATTAGTAGTTTCAATAGCCAAGAAATATATGAATAGAGGTTTGTCTTTTCAAGATCTTATTCAAGAAGGAAGTCTTGGTCTCATTCGTGCAGCTGAAAAATTTGATCATGAGAAAGGCTATAAATTCTCAACTTATGCTACCTGGTGGATCAGGCAGGCTATTACTAGAGCAATTGCAGATCAAAGCAGAACAATTCGTTTGCCTGTACATTTGTACGAAACAATTTCACGGATCAAGAAAACCACTAAAGTGTTAAGTCAAGAATTTGGAAGGAAACCAACAGAGGAAGAAATCGCCGAAAGCATGGAAATGACGATTGAGAAACTCAGATTCATCGCCAAAAGCGCTCAGCTCCCCATTTCTCTTGAGACTCCTATTGGTAAAGAAGAAGATTCTAGACTTGGTGACTTTATTGAAGCAGATATAGAAAATCCTGAACAAGATGTAGCAAAAACCCTTTTAAGAGAGGATTTGGAGGGTGTTCTTGCTACATTAAGTCCCAGAGAAAGGGATGTTCTAAGACTTCGTTATGGCTTAGACGATGGAAGGATGAAAACCCTTGAAGAAATTGGACAGATTTTTGATGTAACTAGAGAGAGGATTAGACAAATAGAGGCCAAGGCTCTCAGAAAACTCCGTCATCCAAATAGAAACGGGGTTCTTAAAGAATATATCAAGTTAAATTAA
- a CDS encoding 4a-hydroxytetrahydrobiopterin dehydratase, with protein MTSLLEQHQLDYFIEKNPSWLIDNKTIKREFKFDNFIDAFGFMSKVALLSEKMGHHPDWQNTYNKVKINLTTHDKGGITTNDIKLAESIDKLINT; from the coding sequence ATGACTTCCTTATTAGAACAACATCAACTAGATTATTTTATAGAAAAGAATCCTTCTTGGTTAATAGATAATAAAACGATAAAGAGAGAATTTAAATTTGATAATTTCATTGATGCTTTTGGCTTTATGAGTAAGGTTGCTCTTTTATCAGAAAAAATGGGTCATCATCCTGATTGGCAGAATACATATAATAAAGTTAAGATCAATCTAACTACTCATGACAAAGGTGGAATTACTACTAACGACATCAAGCTTGCTGAGTCTATTGATAAATTAATCAATACCTAA
- a CDS encoding secondary thiamine-phosphate synthase enzyme YjbQ, which produces MEQILSTLNFETRGEGFTDITKDINDWIQYKKFQKGILLIFLKHTSCSLIINENADINVLKDLSAYMKAIVPEKGLYPIDRSSGKIEYLHSQEGLDDMPAHIRTMLTSNNLSFSVSDGALKIGLWQGIYIWEHRTSNKSRSLQLHAIGDFDLN; this is translated from the coding sequence ATGGAACAGATTTTATCTACTTTAAATTTTGAGACGAGGGGTGAAGGTTTTACTGATATTACAAAAGACATTAATGATTGGATCCAATATAAAAAGTTTCAAAAAGGAATACTTCTTATTTTTCTAAAGCATACAAGCTGTAGTTTAATTATAAATGAAAATGCGGATATTAATGTTCTAAAAGACCTATCAGCATACATGAAAGCTATTGTCCCAGAGAAGGGATTATATCCTATTGACAGAAGTAGTGGAAAAATAGAATATCTTCATTCACAAGAAGGTTTAGACGATATGCCTGCTCATATAAGAACAATGCTTACTTCAAATAATTTAAGCTTCAGTGTTTCTGATGGTGCATTAAAAATAGGCTTATGGCAAGGAATTTACATATGGGAACATAGGACGTCAAATAAATCAAGGTCATTACAATTGCATGCAATTGGTGATTTTGATTTAAATTAA
- a CDS encoding CobW family GTP-binding protein codes for MNTNESNIKENIVSKTNIPITIISGFLGSGKTTLLNHILTNQKGIKTAVLVNEFGEIGIDNELIIKTKEEMIELSNGCICCSINGELVEAIEKLITVNKKLDYIIIETTGLADPLPVVMTLLGSELRDQIRLDSIITLIDAENFNDVALESSIGRAQVIYSDIILLNKCDLVTNKNIEETIEKLKEIKNDVRVLKSIKGNIPLNLLLSVGLFEIDLINQKESAHYHSNEHKNEHEHEHEHIHSEEDNKIEDFLSVSFHTKEAFSLRKFQHFLDNQLKSNVFRAKGILWFKESERRHVFHLAGKRISIEDSEWGEVKNNQLVFIGKELDKEKILSQLNECIDK; via the coding sequence ATGAACACAAATGAATCTAATATTAAAGAAAATATAGTTTCCAAAACTAATATTCCTATTACAATTATATCAGGATTTTTAGGATCAGGAAAAACAACTTTATTAAATCATATCCTTACTAATCAGAAAGGTATAAAGACAGCTGTATTGGTTAACGAATTTGGTGAAATAGGAATTGATAATGAGTTAATAATTAAGACTAAAGAAGAAATGATAGAGCTAAGTAATGGATGTATTTGTTGTTCTATAAATGGTGAGTTAGTAGAAGCAATAGAAAAATTAATTACTGTCAACAAGAAGTTAGACTATATTATTATTGAAACTACAGGATTAGCTGATCCTCTTCCAGTCGTAATGACATTACTTGGAAGTGAGTTAAGAGATCAAATAAGATTAGACTCTATTATAACTTTAATTGATGCTGAGAATTTTAATGATGTTGCCTTAGAAAGTTCAATAGGAAGGGCTCAAGTAATCTATAGTGATATAATACTTCTAAATAAATGTGATTTAGTTACTAATAAAAACATAGAAGAAACCATAGAAAAGTTAAAAGAAATAAAAAATGATGTGAGAGTTTTAAAAAGTATTAAAGGGAATATTCCTCTTAATTTATTATTAAGCGTAGGTCTATTTGAAATTGATCTGATAAATCAAAAAGAATCAGCTCATTATCACTCTAATGAACATAAAAATGAACATGAACATGAACATGAACATATTCACTCAGAAGAAGATAATAAAATTGAAGATTTTCTTTCTGTTTCTTTTCATACTAAAGAAGCTTTCTCTCTTAGGAAATTCCAACATTTTTTAGATAATCAATTAAAAAGTAATGTTTTCAGAGCAAAGGGTATCCTTTGGTTCAAGGAAAGTGAAAGAAGACATGTCTTTCACCTTGCTGGTAAAAGAATTTCTATTGAAGATAGTGAATGGGGAGAAGTTAAAAATAATCAACTTGTCTTTATTGGGAAAGAATTAGATAAAGAGAAAATACTCTCTCAATTAAATGAATGTATTGACAAATAA
- the argB gene encoding acetylglutamate kinase — MNKEDQQADSSKNSNQPFTNKDSIRVSVLSEALPYIQRFANKRIVIKYGGSAMVDKTLQNAVLRDLALLSSVGVQIVVVHGGGPEINQWLEKLGIKPVFLDGLRITDTNTMDVVEMVLTGRVNKQIVSGINNHGSLAVGLCGIDGGLIEARTLGDGSHGLVGEVAKVNTKILSPLLEDGYIPVISSVANSSDGRSHNINADTVAGELAAALSAEKLILLTDTPGILRNEGDPSSLIEKIGLSEARELIDKGIVKAGMRPKVECCIRSLAQGVKAAHIIDGRTPHALLLEVFTDAGIGTMVIGRG; from the coding sequence ATGAATAAAGAAGACCAACAAGCTGACTCCAGTAAGAATTCTAATCAACCCTTTACGAACAAAGATTCAATAAGAGTTTCTGTCTTAAGTGAGGCACTTCCTTACATTCAGCGTTTTGCAAATAAAAGGATCGTAATCAAATATGGTGGCTCAGCCATGGTCGACAAAACACTTCAGAATGCAGTATTAAGAGATCTAGCTCTTCTTTCCTCTGTTGGCGTACAAATAGTAGTCGTTCATGGTGGGGGGCCGGAAATAAACCAATGGTTGGAAAAATTAGGAATAAAACCAGTTTTCCTAGATGGTTTACGTATTACCGATACCAATACCATGGATGTCGTAGAGATGGTCCTTACTGGAAGAGTAAATAAACAGATAGTAAGTGGAATCAACAATCATGGAAGCTTAGCTGTTGGACTATGTGGAATAGATGGCGGACTGATTGAGGCAAGAACGCTTGGAGATGGAAGTCATGGTCTTGTGGGAGAAGTTGCAAAAGTAAATACAAAGATATTAAGCCCTCTTCTCGAGGACGGTTACATCCCAGTCATTTCCAGTGTAGCCAACTCCTCTGATGGCAGATCACACAATATCAATGCTGATACTGTTGCTGGGGAACTGGCGGCAGCACTAAGTGCCGAAAAATTAATTCTTTTGACAGATACTCCTGGTATTTTAAGAAATGAGGGTGATCCTTCTTCCTTAATAGAAAAGATTGGTTTATCGGAAGCCAGAGAATTAATTGATAAAGGTATAGTTAAAGCAGGTATGAGACCAAAAGTTGAATGTTGTATTCGTTCGCTTGCTCAGGGTGTAAAGGCTGCCCACATCATTGATGGAAGGACTCCTCACGCCCTTCTATTAGAAGTTTTCACTGATGCAGGGATTGGAACAATGGTTATTGGTAGAGGTTAA
- the hemC gene encoding hydroxymethylbilane synthase: MTLDQLRIASRRSQLAMVQTNWVRDELQKAHPDLAITIEAMATQGDKILDVALAKIGDKGLFTKELEAQMLVGHAEIAVHSLKDLPTNLPEGLILGCITEREDPSDALVVNEKNQIHKLETLPEGSVVGTSSLRRLAQLRYHYPHLVFKDVRGNVITRLEKLDSGEYDCLILAAAGLQRLGFANRIHQLIPTDISLHAVGQGALGIECVSGQQEVLDILKTLEHESTSKRCLAERSFLRELEGGCQVPIGVRTEINNDELILEGMVASLDGKRLIRDTKKGSVSSAEEIGIDLANELKGRGAGEILEEIFKSARA, translated from the coding sequence ATGACACTAGACCAACTGCGCATCGCCTCTCGCCGAAGCCAGCTGGCCATGGTTCAAACGAACTGGGTACGAGATGAACTACAAAAAGCCCATCCTGATCTTGCTATCACTATCGAAGCAATGGCTACTCAGGGTGACAAAATACTTGATGTGGCATTAGCAAAAATAGGAGATAAAGGTCTTTTCACTAAAGAACTTGAAGCTCAAATGCTTGTTGGTCATGCCGAAATTGCGGTCCACTCACTAAAAGATTTACCTACTAATCTTCCAGAGGGATTAATTCTTGGCTGCATAACAGAAAGAGAGGATCCTTCAGACGCGTTAGTCGTTAATGAGAAAAATCAAATTCACAAACTAGAGACTCTGCCAGAAGGTTCTGTAGTGGGGACTAGTTCCTTAAGAAGGCTTGCTCAATTGCGATACCATTATCCACATCTTGTTTTCAAAGATGTACGAGGAAATGTGATTACACGATTAGAAAAGCTTGACTCAGGAGAATATGACTGTCTTATCTTGGCTGCTGCTGGATTGCAAAGGCTTGGTTTTGCTAATCGAATACATCAGTTGATTCCAACAGATATTTCACTCCATGCTGTGGGACAGGGAGCTCTTGGTATTGAATGTGTAAGTGGTCAACAAGAGGTACTAGATATTTTAAAAACACTTGAACACGAGTCAACATCTAAAAGATGTTTAGCAGAAAGGTCTTTCCTCAGAGAGCTTGAAGGAGGATGTCAAGTTCCAATAGGCGTTAGAACTGAAATTAACAACGATGAATTAATTCTTGAAGGAATGGTCGCAAGTTTAGATGGTAAAAGATTAATTAGAGATACAAAAAAAGGATCGGTAAGCTCTGCAGAGGAAATAGGAATAGACTTAGCCAATGAATTAAAAGGCCGTGGTGCAGGAGAAATATTAGAAGAGATTTTCAAGTCTGCGAGGGCCTAA